One window of the Babesia bovis T2Bo chromosome 2, whole genome shotgun sequence genome contains the following:
- a CDS encoding Ribosome recycling factor family protein, with translation MGSIMILRSLLGRLQVSRGIFRVLSGPTLLHRCQVLSFASKSKKAPKGKGVARIQEDCPDEDVELFDIDEYLSQIAEIERDALAAISSLKPCGLVLDELESMDISGKPLGDLAHIVVKSPIVAHVHVFDTKLKSRVVRELTLARESWSLHSDEGDLIVIRCPSPTSSQVINQIKHDANAVIDAHQRLLQRVLSKATSKIKQVNIGNNWHRKQTEQLESAAKRMRESMKSALKDLSSQC, from the coding sequence ATGGGCTCCATTATGATCTTGAGGTCCCTACTAGGGCGTCTACAAGTATCACGTGGTATTTTCCGTGTCCTATCTGGCCCTACTCTACTTCATCGGTGCCAGGTACTATCGTTTGCCTCCAAGTCAAAAAAGGCCCCAAAGGGCAAGGGCGTAGCTAGGATCCAGGAAGATTGCCCTGATGAAGATGTTGAGTTGTTTGACATTGATGAATATTTAAGCCAGATTGCGGAAATCGAACGCGATGCGCTTGCTGCTATCAGTTCCCTTAAACCGTGTGGCCTAGTTCTTGATGAGCTTGAGTCAATGGATATCAGTGGCAAGCCCCTTGGCGACTTGGCTCATATTGTTGTGAAATCGCCCATTGTGGCCCACGTACACGTATTCGATACAAAGCTAAAGAGTCGTGTTGTAAGGGAGCTCACGCTTGCTCGTGAAAGCTGGTCTTTACATTCTGACGAGGGCGACCTCATAGTAATTCGTTGCCCTAGTCCCACTTCATCGCAGGTTATTAATCAAATTAAGCATGATGCCAATGCGGTTATTGATGCTCACCAACGACTGCTGCAGCGTGTGCTTTCTAAGGCTACCTCTAAGATTAAGCAGGTCAATATCGGTAACAACTGGCACCGTAAGCAGACTGAGCAGTTAGAATCCGCTGCTAAGCGTATGAGGGAGTCTATGAAATCCGCTCTCAAGGACTTGTCAAGTCAATGTTAG